One window of Botrimarina mediterranea genomic DNA carries:
- a CDS encoding TIGR01777 family oxidoreductase, giving the protein MSTSRTIAITGASGLVGTALAEAFAADGVRVLRLVRHPVSSSAVDEVYWKPSSGEIDAAKLEGVDLVFNLAGKGIANDRWTPAVKKLIIDSRVNSTRLIAKTVAGLENKPRALVSASAIGFYGDRGDETLDEDSPPGEGFLTETCQWWENAGAPAWEAGVRVAQMRLGMVLSPKGGALAKMLPIFKLGAGGVIGSGEQVMSWIALPDLVRALRFVGDVEAMHGAINATSPEPVTNRQFTKTLGQHLGRPTLLPVPEFALKMAMGEMSELLLDSARVLPKRLSEAGFEFETPGLATALERLLK; this is encoded by the coding sequence ATGTCTACCTCGCGCACGATCGCTATCACCGGCGCCTCGGGACTCGTTGGGACCGCGCTAGCCGAAGCCTTCGCCGCCGACGGCGTGCGTGTGCTACGGCTCGTGAGGCATCCGGTCTCCTCCTCGGCTGTTGACGAGGTCTACTGGAAGCCGTCGTCGGGCGAGATCGACGCGGCCAAGCTCGAGGGCGTGGACCTCGTCTTCAACCTCGCCGGCAAGGGGATCGCCAACGACCGCTGGACCCCGGCGGTGAAGAAGCTGATCATCGACAGCCGCGTCAACAGCACACGGCTGATCGCTAAGACGGTCGCGGGTTTAGAGAACAAGCCCCGCGCGCTGGTGTCGGCGTCGGCGATCGGCTTCTACGGCGACCGTGGCGACGAAACGCTCGACGAGGACTCGCCCCCGGGCGAAGGCTTTCTCACCGAGACCTGCCAGTGGTGGGAGAACGCGGGTGCTCCGGCCTGGGAGGCGGGCGTCCGCGTCGCGCAGATGCGGCTCGGCATGGTGCTCAGCCCCAAGGGGGGCGCGCTGGCGAAGATGCTGCCGATCTTCAAGCTCGGCGCGGGAGGCGTCATCGGCAGCGGCGAGCAAGTGATGAGCTGGATCGCGCTGCCCGACCTAGTGCGCGCGTTGCGATTCGTCGGCGACGTCGAGGCGATGCATGGCGCGATCAACGCCACGTCGCCCGAGCCCGTCACCAACCGCCAGTTCACCAAAACGCTCGGCCAACATCTGGGCCGCCCGACGCTGCTCCCCGTGCCCGAGTTCGCGCTGAAGATGGCGATGGGCGAGATGTCGGAGCTGCTGCTCGACAGCGCGCGGGTGTTGCCGAAGCGACTCAGCGAAGCGGGCTTCGAGTTCGAGACCCCGGGACTCGCCACGGCGCTGGAGCGGTTGTTGAAGTGA
- a CDS encoding rhomboid family intramembrane serine protease, with product MGIYDRDYERSYDTGSGWRDSYGGGRGGGFASWTANSKLLAVIAGVYVAQVLLNRPLQGQFSDYLSLPADVWREPWRVYSLATYALLHSTQNVFHVLFNGLALFFFGRIIEMRLGGREYLTFFFAAAIFAGLTWCVVENITSGGNPRGILLGASGGIAGILVLFALWYPHVQVYLMGILPVPAWVMAILFLAQDIMGAVKQSGDVAYTAHLGGAFFGFVYFRYGMRLSDSLPRWNNGPGKGGVGKSFKSLLKRKPNLRVHRNDDDDDSATSDPAEDRVDEILRKIQAHGQASLTREEQRILEQASRRYKQRRP from the coding sequence ATGGGCATCTACGACCGCGACTACGAACGGAGCTACGACACGGGCAGCGGCTGGCGCGACAGCTATGGCGGCGGCCGGGGCGGCGGCTTTGCTAGCTGGACCGCCAACAGCAAGCTGCTGGCGGTGATCGCCGGCGTCTACGTCGCCCAGGTGCTGCTGAACCGTCCCCTTCAAGGACAGTTCAGCGATTACCTCTCGCTACCGGCCGACGTCTGGCGCGAGCCGTGGCGTGTCTACTCGCTGGCGACCTATGCGTTGTTGCACAGCACCCAGAACGTCTTCCACGTGTTGTTCAACGGGCTGGCGCTGTTCTTCTTCGGTCGCATTATCGAGATGCGTCTCGGCGGGCGCGAGTACCTGACGTTCTTCTTCGCCGCCGCGATCTTCGCCGGACTGACTTGGTGCGTCGTCGAGAACATTACTTCGGGCGGCAACCCGCGCGGAATCTTGCTCGGCGCCTCCGGCGGCATCGCTGGCATCTTGGTGCTCTTCGCGTTGTGGTACCCGCACGTTCAGGTCTACCTCATGGGCATCCTCCCGGTGCCGGCTTGGGTGATGGCAATCCTGTTCCTCGCCCAGGACATCATGGGCGCCGTCAAGCAATCGGGCGACGTCGCCTACACCGCGCACCTTGGCGGCGCGTTCTTCGGCTTCGTCTACTTCCGTTACGGCATGCGGCTGTCGGACTCGCTGCCCCGGTGGAACAACGGGCCGGGGAAGGGCGGCGTCGGCAAGTCTTTCAAGTCGCTGCTCAAGCGCAAGCCGAACCTCCGTGTCCACCGCAACGACGACGATGACGACAGCGCGACGAGCGATCCCGCCGAGGACCGCGTCGACGAGATCCTGCGGAAGATCCAGGCCCACGGCCAGGCGAGCCTGACCCGCGAAGAGCAGCGGATCCTCGAACAAGCAAGCCGCCGCTACAAACAACGCCGCCCCTGA
- a CDS encoding serine hydrolase, translated as MRLPLTFALLVATGTAAAEPLETTIDRLAKPYVDSETVVGMTVGILRGDDQAVRGYGRFSADDSRTPDGKTVYEIGSLSKVFTGLLLADAVVQGRVTLHTPVNQLLPKGVELQPHGDQLAELWHLSTHTSGLPRLPDNLAPSDPNNPYADYDGKRLGAFLNSYRPRKRPCEVIEYSNLGAGLLGLCLAREQKTDYASLLQKRIAKPLGLSDTTIKLDEERRDRLAPPHTEGGVPDHNWDFETLAGAGAIRSTADDMLTFAKAFLDPQEGELREAIGLSWCVHQKPIEDSDFAMGLGWHVARDDQTRWHNGQTGGYHSALFINRPLKVAVVVLTNTATMEVDTLAQDLVRALAGADVKPREFEVSDDVPAEVLERYVGKYRLAPGAEFTVTTKGGKLLVGLTGQPTFQVFSRSETEWFYKVVEATLTFKVDGKGNCTAVELFQNGVRQTAERIE; from the coding sequence ATGCGACTGCCTCTGACTTTTGCCCTTCTCGTCGCAACTGGAACCGCCGCCGCCGAGCCGCTCGAGACGACGATCGACCGCCTCGCTAAGCCCTACGTCGATAGCGAGACCGTCGTCGGCATGACCGTCGGCATCCTCCGTGGCGACGACCAAGCCGTGCGTGGCTACGGCCGATTCTCCGCGGACGACTCGCGCACGCCGGACGGCAAGACGGTCTATGAGATCGGTTCGCTCTCCAAAGTCTTTACAGGACTGTTGCTCGCCGACGCGGTCGTGCAGGGACGCGTAACGCTCCACACGCCCGTCAACCAGCTCTTGCCGAAGGGCGTCGAGCTGCAGCCGCATGGCGATCAGTTAGCCGAACTCTGGCACCTCTCGACGCACACGTCGGGCCTACCCCGCCTGCCCGACAACCTGGCGCCGAGCGACCCCAACAACCCCTACGCCGACTACGACGGCAAACGGCTCGGCGCGTTCCTCAATTCGTACCGGCCACGCAAGCGCCCGTGCGAAGTGATCGAGTACTCGAACCTGGGCGCCGGCCTGCTGGGTCTTTGCTTGGCTCGTGAGCAGAAGACCGATTACGCGTCGCTCTTGCAGAAGCGCATCGCCAAACCGCTCGGGCTCAGCGACACAACGATCAAGCTCGACGAGGAACGTCGCGATCGCCTCGCGCCGCCGCACACCGAAGGGGGCGTGCCGGACCACAACTGGGACTTCGAGACGCTCGCCGGCGCCGGCGCGATCCGCAGCACCGCCGACGATATGCTCACCTTTGCCAAAGCGTTTCTCGACCCGCAGGAGGGCGAACTGCGCGAAGCGATCGGCCTCTCGTGGTGCGTCCATCAGAAGCCGATCGAGGACAGCGACTTCGCGATGGGTCTCGGCTGGCACGTCGCCCGCGACGACCAGACGCGGTGGCACAACGGGCAGACCGGCGGCTACCACTCGGCGCTGTTTATCAACCGCCCGCTCAAGGTCGCCGTCGTCGTGCTCACCAACACCGCGACGATGGAAGTCGATACGCTCGCGCAAGACTTGGTGCGGGCGCTCGCCGGCGCCGATGTGAAACCGCGCGAGTTCGAAGTCAGCGACGACGTGCCCGCAGAGGTCCTCGAGCGCTATGTCGGCAAGTACCGGCTCGCCCCCGGCGCCGAGTTCACCGTCACCACCAAGGGGGGCAAGCTACTGGTCGGCCTCACCGGCCAGCCCACCTTCCAGGTCTTCTCGCGCAGTGAGACCGAGTGGTTCTACAAGGTCGTCGAGGCGACGCTCACCTTCAAAGTCGACGGCAAAGGCAATTGCACGGCGGTCGAACTCTTCCAGAACGGCGTTCGGCAAACCGCGGAACGGATCGAATAG